A single region of the Gasterosteus aculeatus chromosome 1, fGasAcu3.hap1.1, whole genome shotgun sequence genome encodes:
- the trpc4b gene encoding short transient receptor potential channel 4b has product MSQLYYRKADSSSYRDCIPLRIVRAESELSTLERAYLGAVEKGDYASVKQALEEAEIYFRININCVDPLGRTALLIAIENENLEIIDLLLSYNVHVGDALLHAIRKEVVGAVELLLNHKKPRGEKQVPPILLDKQFSDFTPDITPIILAAHTNNYQIIKLLLQRGVSIPQPHAVRCNCVECISGSDVDGLRHSRSRLNIYKALASSSLIALSSEDPFLTAFQLSWELKELSTVENEFKSEYEELSRMCKQFAKDLLDQTRSSKELETILNYRDDINPLLDEITNDLARLKLAIKYCQKEFVAQPNCQQLLASQWYDEFPGWRRRHWAGKLLTCIFIGLLFPLFSIFYIISPKSRYGLFIRKPFIKFICHTASYLTFLLLLLLASQHIATEQNDFQGPAPTTVEWLILPWVLGFVWTEIKQMWDSGLEDYIDDWWNLMDFIMNSLYLATIALKIVAYAKYRGPKSRKSWEMWHPTLVAEALFAIANIFSSLRLICLFTANSHLGPLQISLGRMLLDILKFLFIYCLVLLAFANGLNQLYFYYDTNEGSNCKGIRCKDQNNAFSTLFETLQSLFWSVFGLISLYVTNVEPRHEFTEFVGSTMFGTYNVISLVVLLNMLIAMMNNSYQHIADHADIEWKFARTKLWMSYFEEGGTLPSPFNIIPSPKSIYYSFGWIYSRLFKRSSLKRLETFETLGRRGAENVRLNHEYQEVLKHLMKRYVAAMIRDAKTEEGLTEENFKELKQDISSFRYEVLGMMKGKPQGGVTPNIASSNLAYPGNSFKYSPKFPIDEPQRKLSMFDMVAPTLQSVAGTTTNTTTTTTTTSLGSSKQAQAQCSVVISCIGQTQNELNKNVSDAGFLRGGRLASQKYDEIYSEEDPATFGGQNPEHLQTDRGIVEVLQKVDKTVQEIEHSCKEHLKLKIVHSN; this is encoded by the exons ATGTCACAGCTGTATTACAGGAAAGCTGACAGTTCGTCATACAGGGACTGCATCCCTCTGCGCATCGTGCGGGCGGAGTCGGAGCTCTCCACCCTTGAGAGGGCCTACCTGGGTGCTGTGGAGAAGGGGGACTATGCCAGCGTGAAACAAGCCCTGGAGGAGGCTGAGATCTACTTCAGGATCAACATCAACTGCGTCGACCCCCTGGGGCGCACAGCTCTGCTAATTGCCATCGAAAACGAGAACCTGGAGATCATCGACTTGCTGCTCAGCTATAATGTGCATGTGGGTGATGCCCTGCTACATGCCATCCGCAAAGAAGTGGTGGGGgccgtggagctgctgctcaacCACAAGAAGCCACGTGGAGAAAAACAG GTCCCACCAATTCTACTGGACAAACAGTTTTCAGACTTCACCCCAGACATCACTCCGATCATCCTAGCAGCCCACACCAACAATTACCAGATCATCAAACTGCTTCTGCAGCGAGGTGTTTCCATACCTCAGCCACATGCTGTGCGCTGCAACTGTGTGGAGTGCATTTCCGGCTCAGACGTGGACGGCCTGCGCCACTCGCGCTCCCGTCTTAACATCTACAAGGCCCTCGCCAGCTCATCCCTGATCGCCCTCTCCAGCGAGGATCCGTTCCTCACTGCGTTTCAACTCAGCTgggagctgaaggagctgagCACAGTGGAGAATGAGTTCAAGTCTGAGTACGAGGAACTCTCCCGAATGTGTAAACAGTTTGCGAAGGACCTCTTGGACCAGACGCGGAGCTCTAAAGAGTTGGAAACAATCCTCAACTATCGCGATGATATCAACCCTCTCCTGGATGAGATCACCAACGATCTGGCCCGACTGAAGCTGGCCATCAAATATTGCCAGAAGGAG TTTGTTGCTCAGCCCAACTGTCAGCAGCTGCTGGCATCTCAGTGGTATGACGAGTTCCCAGGCTGGAGGCGGCGTCACTGGGCAGGAAAACTCCTCACGTGTATCTTCATCGGCCTCCTCTTTCCACTTTTTTCCATCTTCTACATTATCTCTCCGAAGAGCCGCTATGGCTTATTCATCCGTAAGCCTTTCATCAAGTTCATCTGTCACACTGCTTCCTACctgaccttcctcctcctgctcctgctggccTCGCAGCATATAGCCACTGAACAAAATGACTTTCAAGGCCCAGCACCCACCACTGTCGAATGGCTGATCCTGCCCTGGGTGCTtg GATTTGTATGGACTGAGATCAAACAGATGTGGGATAGTGGTTTAGAAGACTACATCGATGACTGGTGGAACTTAATGGATTTCATAATGAACTCCTTGTATCTTGCAACCATTGCTCTGAAGATTGTTGCCTATGCAAAG tacagGGGGCCCAAATCCAGAAAGAGCTGGGAAATGTGGCATCCGACTTTGGTTGCAGAGGCATTGTTTGCCATTGCCAACATCTTCAGCTCCTTGCGCCTCATTTGCCTTTTCACAGCCAACTCCCACCTGGGCCCCTTACAGATCTCACTGGGCCGCATGCTGCTGGACATCCTCAAGTTCCTCTTCATATACTGTCTGGTGCTTTTAGCCTTTGCTAATGGCCTCAACCAACTCTACTTTTATTATGACACAAATGAGGGCAGCAACTGCAAGGGTATTCGTTGTAAGGACCAAAACAACGCCTTCTCAAC GCTGTTTGAAACGCTGCAGTCATTGTTTTGGTCTGTATTTGGCCTGATTTCCCTCTACGTGACCAACGTTGAACCACGTCATGAATTCACAGAGTTTGTGGGCAGCACCATGTTTGGCACGTACAACGTCATCTCCCTAGTGGTGCTTTTGAACATGCTAATTGCAATGATGAACAACTCCTACCAGCACATTGCT gatCATGCAGATATAGAGTGGAAGTTTGCAAGAACTAAATTATGGATGAGCTATTTTGAAGAAGGGGGCACTCTGCCATCTCCATTCAATATAATACCCAGTCCCAAGTCAATTTATTATTCATTCGGATGGATATATTCCCGTTTGTTTAAGAGATCAAGTTTAAAAAGACTTGAAACCTTTGAAACGTTGGGG agACGTGGGGCCGAAAATGTAAGATTAAACCATGAGTATCAG GAGGTTTTGAAGCACCTCATGAAGCGCTACGTCGCAGCAATGATCAGAGATGCCAAGACAGAAGAGGGACTAACAGAAGAGAATTTCAAG GAGCTCAAGCAGGATATCTCCAGCTTCCGTTATGAAGTCCTCGGAATGATGAAGGGAAAACCTCAAGGTGGGGTCACACCCAACATCGCAAGCTCCAACTTGGCTTACCCCGGAAACTCATTCAAGTATTCTCCCAAATTCCCCATTGATGAACCTCAACGGAAGCTGAGCATGTTTGACATGGTCGCCCCCACCCTGCAGAGTGTAGCTggcaccaccaccaacaccaccaccaccaccaccaccacctctttgGGCTCTAGCAAGCAAGCCCAGGCACAGTGTTCAGTTGTTATTTCCTGCATAGGTCAGACTCAGAATGAGCTAAACAAAAATGTCTCAGATGCCGGGTTCCTTCGGGGAGGGAGATTGGCTTCTCAGAAATATGATGAAATATACTCAGAGGAAGATCCTGCAACATTTGGTGGACAAAACCCAGAACACCTTCAGACTGATAGAGGGATCGTTGAAGTCTTGCAGAAAGTGGACAAGACCGTTCAAGAGATTGAACATTCTTGCAAAGAGCACCTAAAGTTAAAAATTGTCCATTCCAATTGA